One genomic window of Desulfovibrio subterraneus includes the following:
- the icd gene encoding NADP-dependent isocitrate dehydrogenase encodes MQKTVLFIEGDGIGAEVTRAAQPIINKAVEKAYGKERALEWKELLAGEKAFKETGEYLPQSTLDALRGAELAMKGPLTTPVGKGFRSLNVTMRQTLDLYACIRPIRYFDGIMSPVKRPDLVDMIVFRENTEDVYAGIEYASGTPEARKIIEFFRDQLGVNVDLSAGVGLKPMTPAGSKRLVRKALQHAVAQGKSSVTLVHKGNIMKYTEGGFREWGYEVARDEFADQFVTEKDSAGVTGKIVVKDRIADAMFQEVLIRPEQYSVIATTNLNGDYISDALAAQVGGLGLAPGVNMSDTLAFYEATHGTAPTIAGQDKANPGSLILCGAMLLDHIGWHEAAALIHNAMNKVISDKTVTVDLATQMEGARTVGTTEFGDLLGAAL; translated from the coding sequence ATGCAGAAGACTGTGTTGTTTATCGAAGGCGATGGTATCGGCGCGGAAGTGACCCGGGCTGCGCAGCCGATCATCAATAAGGCCGTTGAAAAGGCCTACGGGAAGGAGCGTGCCCTCGAATGGAAGGAACTCCTCGCCGGTGAAAAGGCGTTCAAGGAAACCGGCGAATATCTGCCCCAGAGCACGCTTGATGCTCTGCGCGGTGCGGAACTTGCCATGAAGGGTCCCCTGACCACGCCTGTAGGCAAGGGCTTCCGCAGTCTGAACGTGACCATGCGTCAGACGCTGGACCTGTATGCCTGCATCCGTCCCATCCGCTATTTCGACGGTATCATGTCGCCGGTCAAGCGCCCCGATCTTGTGGACATGATCGTGTTCCGCGAGAATACCGAAGACGTATACGCCGGTATCGAATATGCCTCAGGTACTCCTGAGGCCAGGAAGATCATCGAGTTTTTCCGCGACCAGCTGGGTGTGAATGTTGACCTTTCTGCCGGTGTGGGCCTCAAGCCCATGACCCCCGCAGGCTCCAAGCGCCTTGTGCGCAAGGCGCTGCAGCATGCTGTTGCGCAGGGCAAGTCCAGCGTGACGCTGGTGCACAAGGGCAACATCATGAAGTACACCGAAGGCGGCTTCCGCGAATGGGGTTACGAAGTGGCCCGTGACGAGTTTGCCGACCAGTTCGTGACCGAAAAGGACTCTGCGGGCGTAACCGGCAAGATCGTGGTCAAAGACCGTATTGCGGACGCCATGTTCCAGGAAGTGCTCATCCGTCCCGAGCAGTACAGCGTGATCGCCACCACCAACCTGAACGGCGACTACATCTCTGATGCGCTTGCCGCACAGGTGGGCGGTCTTGGTCTTGCTCCCGGCGTGAACATGTCCGATACGCTGGCTTTCTACGAAGCCACCCACGGCACGGCTCCCACCATTGCCGGTCAGGACAAGGCCAACCCCGGCAGCCTTATTCTCTGCGGTGCCATGCTGCTTGACCACATCGGCTGGCACGAGGCTGCTGCCCTGATCCACAACGCCATGAACAAGGTTATTTCGGACAAGACCGTGACCGTTGACCTTGCCACCCAGATGGAAGGCGCACGCACCGTGGGCACCACCGAATTCGGCGACCTGCTGGGCGCAGCACTGTAA
- the gmd gene encoding GDP-mannose 4,6-dehydratase encodes MSRKVALITGITGQDGSYLARLLLEKGYEVHGIKRRSSLFNTGRVDDLYEGPQAPDRSFFLHYGDMTDSSNLLRVMQEVQPDEVYNLAAQSHVAVSFESPEYTADVTAMGTLRLLEAIRILRLESKTRFYQASTSELFGKVQEIPQKETTPFYPRSPYAVAKLYAYWICVNYREAYGMFACNGILFNHESPVRGETFVTRKITRALARIKLGLQDRLYLGNMNALRDWGHTQDYVRMQWLMLQQDEPKDYVIATGVQHSVREFVEAAASKLDMRLDWRGSGVDEKGYDADSGACIVAVDPRYYRPTEVETLLGDATRAKEELGWEPEISFDEMVEEMASEDLREAQREKLCLGNGFEVPLCHE; translated from the coding sequence ATGTCCAGAAAAGTTGCGTTGATTACGGGAATAACAGGGCAGGACGGTTCGTATCTCGCCCGCCTGCTGCTTGAAAAGGGCTATGAGGTGCATGGCATAAAGCGTCGTTCCTCACTGTTTAATACCGGCCGCGTTGACGATCTGTATGAAGGGCCTCAGGCACCGGACAGAAGTTTCTTTCTGCACTACGGCGATATGACCGATTCCTCGAACCTGCTGCGCGTCATGCAGGAAGTGCAGCCGGACGAGGTATACAACCTTGCAGCACAGAGCCACGTGGCTGTTTCCTTTGAAAGCCCCGAATATACGGCCGACGTGACCGCCATGGGTACTCTGCGCCTGCTTGAAGCCATCCGCATTCTGCGGCTCGAATCGAAAACGCGCTTTTATCAGGCATCCACCTCCGAGCTGTTCGGCAAGGTGCAGGAAATTCCCCAGAAGGAAACCACGCCTTTCTATCCCCGCTCGCCCTACGCCGTGGCCAAGCTTTATGCCTACTGGATATGCGTGAACTACCGCGAGGCATACGGCATGTTTGCCTGCAACGGCATACTCTTCAACCACGAATCCCCCGTCCGCGGGGAAACCTTTGTCACCCGCAAGATCACCCGTGCGCTCGCCCGCATCAAGCTGGGCCTGCAGGACAGGCTCTATCTCGGTAACATGAACGCCCTGCGCGACTGGGGCCACACGCAGGATTATGTGCGCATGCAGTGGCTCATGCTGCAGCAGGACGAACCCAAGGATTATGTCATTGCCACCGGCGTGCAGCATTCCGTGCGGGAATTTGTTGAAGCGGCGGCCTCCAAGCTGGATATGCGGCTGGACTGGCGCGGCAGCGGGGTGGACGAAAAGGGCTATGACGCTGATTCTGGAGCCTGCATCGTTGCCGTTGACCCGCGCTATTACAGGCCCACGGAAGTGGAAACGCTGCTCGGCGACGCCACCCGCGCCAAGGAAGAACTGGGCTGGGAGCCGGAAATTTCCTTCGACGAAATGGTGGAAGAAATGGCCTCGGAGGATTTACGCGAGGCGCAGCGCGAGAAGCTTTGTCTCGGCAACGGGTTTGAAGTGCCTTTGTGCCACGAATAA
- a CDS encoding class I SAM-dependent methyltransferase, which yields MHPACSICGSPDIEDLGTIQRRSVTKRGIMTFTMPVGICSNCGFSFLHPTPTDEEFIRIHQNVYYPNWGDNRSVIEHARKVFEKVTQAITLPEQCAVLDIGCGEGNLLEVFREHGADCTGVEIREEIDIRRLEAQGITILRQPFQDIRFTRTFDLIIMDNVMEHVPDPSVFLAGVRNILAPQGHLVVLVPYVSPTSDEVFIPEHVNFFTPATLRNLCEAGGFETVEPPDERKALSIYRPNATAVKRELSNQYPAVKDLISDYMMRKDARDALIRNGVQQKIDAFFAQGKSVMFYGAGSYALYMMEHLNLSHERFLGFVESNPLKVGKPFLDHTVRGLDDLVRLQPDAVFICTENSHFINEITELLRKAMPEGQHTVITMHDIRAEAAAS from the coding sequence ATGCACCCAGCCTGCTCCATCTGCGGCAGCCCGGACATAGAAGATCTCGGCACCATACAGCGCCGCTCCGTGACCAAACGGGGCATCATGACCTTCACCATGCCAGTGGGCATATGCAGCAACTGCGGCTTCTCCTTTCTGCACCCCACGCCCACGGATGAAGAGTTCATCCGGATTCACCAGAACGTCTACTACCCCAACTGGGGAGACAACCGCAGCGTCATCGAACATGCCCGCAAGGTCTTTGAAAAAGTGACGCAGGCCATTACGCTGCCGGAACAGTGCGCCGTGCTGGACATAGGCTGCGGAGAAGGAAACCTGCTGGAGGTCTTCCGCGAACACGGGGCGGACTGCACAGGCGTGGAGATACGGGAAGAGATCGACATCCGCAGGCTTGAGGCGCAGGGAATAACCATACTGCGCCAGCCGTTTCAGGATATCCGCTTCACCCGCACCTTCGACCTCATCATCATGGATAACGTGATGGAGCATGTTCCCGATCCATCCGTCTTTCTCGCGGGAGTTCGCAACATCCTTGCACCGCAGGGGCATCTGGTCGTTCTGGTTCCCTACGTCTCTCCCACCTCGGACGAGGTGTTCATCCCCGAACACGTGAACTTCTTCACCCCCGCAACGCTCAGAAACCTGTGCGAGGCGGGCGGATTTGAAACCGTGGAACCGCCGGACGAACGCAAGGCCCTGAGCATCTATCGCCCGAATGCTACGGCAGTAAAACGAGAACTTTCCAATCAGTACCCCGCAGTAAAAGACCTCATCAGCGACTACATGATGCGCAAGGATGCGCGGGATGCCCTGATACGCAACGGGGTGCAACAAAAAATTGACGCATTCTTCGCGCAGGGCAAATCCGTCATGTTCTATGGTGCCGGTTCGTACGCCCTTTACATGATGGAGCACCTGAATCTGAGCCACGAACGGTTTCTTGGATTTGTCGAAAGCAATCCGCTGAAGGTGGGCAAGCCCTTCCTTGATCATACCGTGCGTGGCCTGGACGATCTTGTCCGGCTGCAACCCGATGCGGTGTTCATCTGCACAGAGAATTCCCACTTCATCAATGAGATTACAGAACTGCTCCGCAAGGCCATGCCCGAAGGACAACACACCGTCATTACCATGCATGACATCCGCGCCGAAGCCGCTGCCAGCTGA
- a CDS encoding GDP-L-fucose synthase family protein produces the protein MQFSDSIFVAGHRGLVGAALVRGLRAAGFTNLLLRTSAELDLREQAAVRQFFATERPKYVFLAAAKVGGIWANQTSPADFIRDNLQIQTNVIDAAYRSGVQKLLFLGSSCIYPKFAAQPIREESLLSGSLEPTNEFYAIAKIAGLKMCAAYRRQYAFDAISAMPTNLYGPGDNFNPETSHVIPALLRKFHAAKMHGEKEVVVWGTGAPRREFLHVDDLASACLHLMQNYSAEGCVNVGCGEDLSILELAGLVADVTEFGGRIVFDDSRPDGTPRKLLDTSLLDSLGWAPSIPLRQGLEETYRWYAEHAGSS, from the coding sequence GTGCAATTTTCTGATTCCATTTTTGTAGCGGGTCACAGGGGGCTGGTGGGAGCCGCGCTTGTTCGCGGGCTTCGCGCTGCCGGTTTCACCAACCTGCTGCTGAGAACCAGCGCGGAACTGGACCTGCGCGAACAGGCTGCTGTGCGTCAGTTCTTTGCCACGGAACGTCCGAAATACGTCTTTCTCGCTGCTGCAAAAGTAGGTGGCATATGGGCCAACCAGACCTCCCCGGCAGACTTTATCCGTGACAATCTGCAGATACAGACCAACGTGATTGATGCCGCGTATCGTAGCGGTGTGCAAAAGCTGTTGTTTCTCGGATCGTCCTGCATCTATCCCAAGTTTGCCGCGCAGCCCATACGGGAAGAGAGCCTGCTTTCCGGATCGCTTGAGCCGACCAACGAATTCTATGCCATAGCCAAGATTGCAGGATTGAAAATGTGTGCGGCCTATCGCCGCCAGTACGCGTTTGACGCCATAAGCGCCATGCCGACCAACCTGTACGGGCCGGGGGACAATTTCAATCCAGAAACCTCGCACGTCATTCCCGCCCTGCTGCGTAAGTTCCATGCCGCGAAAATGCATGGGGAAAAAGAGGTTGTCGTGTGGGGGACCGGAGCTCCGAGGCGCGAGTTCCTGCATGTGGATGACCTTGCTTCCGCCTGCCTGCACCTGATGCAGAACTATTCGGCTGAGGGCTGTGTGAACGTGGGGTGTGGCGAAGATCTTTCCATTCTGGAGCTTGCAGGGCTTGTGGCAGACGTTACGGAATTCGGGGGCAGGATTGTTTTTGATGATTCCAGACCGGACGGTACCCCCAGAAAATTGCTTGATACGTCACTGCTGGATTCGCTGGGCTGGGCACCTTCCATCCCGCTGCGGCAGGGACTGGAAGAGACGTACCGTTGGTATGCGGAGCATGCCGGAA